The following coding sequences are from one Brooklawnia cerclae window:
- a CDS encoding metal ABC transporter solute-binding protein, Zn/Mn family, whose protein sequence is MTTSRGGIRTITAVALLALLAGCGSGGSSGTEGSSAGTASGSGGSVAVVASTNVWGDIVEQVAGDLTDGTVTITSIISNPDADPHSYEANAQNQLALANADVVIENGGGYDDFVDTMLEAADNPDATVLNAVDISGKQASGDEELNEHVWYDFPTVQKVADQVADALAAVDPADADTYRDNADAFIDKLADLEQTESAIKTDHAGAGVAITEPVPLYMLEACGLENKTPEEFSEAIEEGTDVSAAVLKETEDLFTTGQVSLLAYNEQTAGPETETVLEAAEASAVAVVPVTETLPDGKDYIEWMQSNLDAIQAALK, encoded by the coding sequence ATGACCACGTCTCGCGGAGGAATCCGGACCATCACGGCAGTCGCGTTGCTGGCGCTGCTGGCAGGCTGCGGATCGGGTGGCTCGAGCGGGACGGAGGGCTCGTCGGCCGGAACCGCGAGCGGCTCCGGGGGCTCGGTGGCGGTCGTCGCGTCCACCAATGTGTGGGGCGACATCGTCGAACAGGTCGCGGGCGACCTGACCGACGGTACCGTGACGATCACCTCGATCATCAGCAATCCGGACGCGGACCCGCACTCATACGAGGCGAACGCTCAGAACCAACTCGCTCTGGCCAACGCGGACGTCGTGATCGAGAACGGCGGCGGGTACGACGACTTCGTCGACACGATGCTCGAAGCGGCCGACAACCCGGATGCCACCGTGCTCAACGCGGTGGACATCTCGGGCAAGCAGGCCTCGGGCGACGAGGAACTGAACGAGCACGTCTGGTACGACTTCCCGACGGTGCAGAAGGTCGCCGATCAGGTGGCCGATGCCCTCGCGGCAGTCGACCCCGCCGACGCAGACACCTACCGGGACAACGCGGATGCGTTCATCGACAAGCTGGCGGATCTGGAACAGACCGAGTCCGCCATCAAGACCGATCACGCCGGTGCCGGGGTGGCGATCACCGAGCCGGTGCCGCTCTACATGCTGGAGGCCTGCGGCCTGGAGAACAAGACGCCCGAGGAGTTCAGCGAGGCGATCGAGGAAGGCACCGACGTGTCCGCGGCGGTGCTGAAGGAGACCGAGGACTTGTTCACCACCGGTCAGGTCTCGCTGCTGGCCTACAACGAGCAGACCGCCGGGCCGGAGACGGAGACGGTGCTCGAGGCCGCCGAAGCCAGCGCGGTCGCGGTCGTCCCGGTGACCGAGACCCTGCCCGACGGCAAGGACTACATCGAATGGATGCAGTCGAACCTGGACGCGATCCAGGCCGCTCTCAAGTGA
- a CDS encoding metal ABC transporter ATP-binding protein, with protein sequence MRDAALSYGARRLWSGLSLDLEPGEFLTVLGANGTGKTTLLRAVLGLQPLSEGTVSVDGRPARRGSPALGYVPQQRPLEARTPLRAGDIVRQGLDGHRLGPWLPSRSLRRRVEQALDEVGALEYADMPVGLLSGGEQQRVRIAQALVSDPVLLLCDELLLSLDLNSQRTITWLIDQRRRERGTAVMFVTHDINPVLPYTDRVLYLAGGRFRIGTPDDVLTSATLSELYDAPVEVIRSGGRILVAGVPEGEDASHAGRPTTSEEE encoded by the coding sequence ATTCGCGACGCCGCGCTCAGCTACGGTGCGCGCCGGCTGTGGTCGGGGCTGTCCCTCGACCTCGAGCCGGGCGAGTTCCTGACCGTGCTGGGCGCCAACGGCACGGGCAAGACCACCCTGCTGCGCGCTGTCCTCGGCCTGCAGCCGCTCTCGGAGGGGACCGTGTCGGTGGACGGCCGTCCGGCTCGTCGCGGGAGCCCCGCGCTCGGCTATGTGCCCCAGCAGCGTCCCCTTGAAGCCAGGACGCCGCTGCGCGCCGGCGACATCGTCCGGCAGGGACTCGATGGGCATCGGCTCGGGCCCTGGCTACCCAGCAGGTCGTTGCGACGGCGAGTCGAACAGGCCCTGGACGAGGTCGGCGCCCTCGAATACGCCGACATGCCGGTGGGCCTGCTCTCCGGCGGCGAGCAGCAGCGGGTGCGCATCGCGCAAGCCCTCGTGTCGGATCCGGTGCTGTTGCTGTGCGACGAGTTGTTGCTCTCGCTCGATCTGAACAGCCAGAGGACCATCACCTGGCTGATCGATCAGCGGCGACGTGAGCGCGGCACCGCGGTCATGTTCGTCACTCACGACATCAATCCGGTGCTGCCGTACACCGATCGGGTGCTCTACCTCGCCGGGGGGAGATTCCGCATCGGGACTCCTGACGACGTGCTCACCTCGGCGACGCTCAGCGAGCTCTACGACGCGCCCGTCGAGGTGATCCGGTCGGGCGGGCGCATCCTCGTCGCCGGCGTGCCCGAGGGTGAGGACGCGTCCCACGCCGGTCGTCCGACGACGAGCGAGGAGGAATGA
- a CDS encoding metal ABC transporter permease: MPLMDLGLWSEIFNFDNYGQLLQLVHNSLIAGAVLGLVGGLISTLVMMRDLPFAVHGISELSFAGASAALLLGVNVVAGSLAGSLLAAVVIGALGAKARDRNSIIGVLMPFGLGLGVLFLSLYKGRSANKFGLLTGQIVAIDDPQLGWLIATAAVVMIGLLIVWRPLVFASTDPQTASARGVPVDMLSTLFMLLLGLAVAISVQIIGALLVLSVICTPAAAAMRVTASPVKVPLLSMAFGVVSVVGGTLLALGGSIPISPYVTTISFAIYVVCRVVGAWRMRHGWAVRGTTESRSLVSAH, from the coding sequence ATGCCGCTGATGGATCTCGGACTGTGGAGCGAGATCTTCAACTTCGACAACTACGGGCAACTGCTCCAACTGGTGCACAACTCGCTCATCGCGGGTGCGGTGTTGGGCCTGGTGGGTGGCCTCATCAGCACCCTGGTCATGATGCGTGACCTCCCGTTCGCGGTGCACGGCATCTCGGAGCTGTCGTTCGCTGGTGCTTCCGCGGCTCTGCTCCTCGGGGTGAACGTCGTGGCCGGGTCGCTGGCGGGTTCGCTCCTCGCCGCGGTGGTGATCGGGGCGCTCGGGGCCAAGGCTCGGGACCGCAATTCGATCATCGGGGTGCTCATGCCGTTCGGGCTGGGGCTCGGAGTGCTCTTCCTCTCCCTCTACAAGGGGCGTTCGGCGAACAAGTTCGGGTTGCTCACCGGGCAGATCGTCGCCATCGACGATCCTCAACTCGGTTGGCTCATCGCCACCGCGGCCGTCGTGATGATCGGGCTTCTCATCGTGTGGCGTCCTCTCGTGTTCGCCAGCACCGATCCGCAGACGGCGTCGGCCCGCGGGGTTCCCGTGGACATGCTGTCGACGCTGTTCATGCTGCTGCTCGGGCTGGCGGTGGCCATCTCGGTGCAGATCATCGGGGCACTGCTCGTGCTGAGCGTGATCTGCACCCCCGCCGCAGCCGCCATGCGCGTCACGGCGTCGCCGGTCAAGGTTCCCCTGCTGAGCATGGCCTTCGGCGTCGTCTCGGTAGTGGGAGGGACCCTGCTCGCGCTGGGCGGCAGCATCCCGATCAGCCCCTACGTGACGACGATCTCGTTCGCGATCTATGTGGTCTGCAGGGTCGTCGGGGCTTGGCGGATGCGTCATGGCTGGGCGGTGCGAGGGACGACGGAGAGCCGGAGCCTCGTGTCGGCTCACTGA
- a CDS encoding DUF4186 domain-containing protein translates to MTDPGPVERLRTEQLGRVLDRLATSSFRSRFHLTSRDRDYARARGREVIAQHAAELLKGRVGAAEPANDGKQTPYRGHPVFIAQHATATCCRGCIARWHHIPAGTALTEDQLRRLVDVVMAWIERELVADPGRPAANRTRRAGADGQTSQREPPPDDPALRQTHSATKPKPS, encoded by the coding sequence ATGACGGATCCGGGGCCGGTGGAGCGTTTGCGGACCGAACAGCTCGGGCGCGTCCTCGATCGCCTGGCGACCTCGTCCTTCCGGTCCCGCTTCCACCTGACGTCACGTGATCGCGACTATGCCCGCGCGCGGGGCCGGGAGGTCATCGCCCAGCACGCTGCCGAGCTTCTCAAGGGACGGGTCGGCGCGGCGGAGCCTGCCAACGACGGCAAGCAGACCCCCTACCGCGGCCATCCCGTGTTCATCGCGCAGCACGCCACCGCGACCTGTTGCCGGGGCTGTATCGCCCGGTGGCACCACATACCCGCCGGAACCGCACTCACAGAGGACCAGCTTCGCCGTCTCGTGGATGTCGTGATGGCATGGATCGAACGCGAGCTCGTCGCGGACCCAGGGCGACCGGCGGCCAACCGGACGCGTCGGGCCGGCGCAGACGGGCAGACCTCGCAGCGTGAGCCACCACCCGATGATCCGGCCCTCAGGCAGACCCACTCGGCGACGAAGCCGAAGCCGTCCTGA
- the arr gene encoding NAD(+)--rifampin ADP-ribosyltransferase, whose translation MDNEQTLPGAVDPGPFYHGTKAVLKPGDLLEPGRESNFGERAQANFVYLTATLDAATWGAELAVGEGRGRIYRVEPTGPIEDDPNLTNTRFPGNPTRSYRTREPLRVVDEVLDWEGHSPEVLRGMLEHLEELRRQGIEAIND comes from the coding sequence ATGGACAACGAACAGACGCTGCCTGGGGCCGTCGATCCCGGGCCCTTCTACCACGGCACGAAGGCGGTCCTGAAGCCGGGAGACCTGCTGGAGCCCGGCCGCGAGTCGAACTTCGGCGAGAGAGCGCAGGCGAACTTCGTCTACCTGACCGCGACTCTGGACGCGGCCACCTGGGGAGCGGAGCTCGCGGTGGGTGAAGGACGCGGGCGGATCTACCGCGTGGAACCCACCGGCCCCATCGAGGACGACCCGAACCTGACGAACACGAGATTCCCGGGCAATCCGACGAGGTCGTACCGTACCCGGGAGCCCCTGCGCGTGGTGGACGAGGTACTGGACTGGGAGGGACACTCACCCGAGGTGCTCCGCGGAATGCTGGAACACCTTGAAGAACTGAGGCGGCAGGGCATCGAGGCGATCAACGACTGA
- a CDS encoding HAD-IIA family hydrolase, with protein sequence MRTPRDIECWLTDKDGVLVHGETPVPGASDLINRWVDTSRRFLVLTNDSSFTARDLSARLDQAGLIVPEENLWTSALATADFLADQHPGAKVFVVGEAGLTTALHDAGFIMVDSDPDYVVIGETRTYSFEAITQAINHIIGGARFIATNPDTSGPGMGGVLPATGAVAALITAATNRTPYVVGKPNPMMFRSAMNRIEAHSETTAMIGDRMDTDIVAGMEAGLFTVLVLTGITGRKDLDRFPYRPSLVVESVAELYEML encoded by the coding sequence ATGAGGACTCCCCGAGACATCGAATGCTGGCTCACCGACAAAGATGGGGTCCTGGTGCACGGCGAGACCCCCGTCCCCGGTGCGTCCGACCTGATCAATCGCTGGGTGGACACCTCGCGCCGTTTTCTGGTGCTCACCAACGACTCCAGCTTCACCGCCCGCGACCTCAGTGCCCGCCTCGATCAGGCAGGTCTGATCGTGCCGGAGGAGAACCTGTGGACGTCCGCGCTCGCCACCGCCGATTTCCTCGCCGACCAGCATCCCGGCGCCAAGGTCTTCGTGGTCGGTGAGGCCGGTCTGACCACTGCTCTGCACGATGCGGGATTCATCATGGTCGACAGCGACCCCGACTACGTGGTGATCGGGGAGACCCGTACCTACTCCTTCGAGGCCATCACCCAGGCGATCAACCACATCATCGGCGGGGCGCGTTTCATCGCCACGAACCCCGATACCTCGGGCCCGGGAATGGGCGGAGTCCTGCCCGCCACCGGAGCCGTGGCGGCGCTGATCACCGCGGCCACCAACCGCACGCCCTACGTCGTCGGCAAGCCCAACCCGATGATGTTCCGCAGCGCCATGAATCGCATTGAGGCTCACAGCGAGACAACCGCCATGATCGGTGACCGCATGGACACCGACATCGTGGCGGGCATGGAGGCCGGACTGTTCACGGTTCTCGTGCTCACCGGGATCACCGGACGCAAGGATCTCGACCGGTTCCCCTACCGTCCGAGCCTGGTGGTGGAGTCCGTGGCCGAGCTGTACGAGATGCTGTGA
- a CDS encoding DsbA family protein, which yields MSKNKQNLSSPPSGGANRREQLRQQQAQAAREKKARTVVTFSVLGVALAVIVGVVVWGIASATRNSSTSQAQASGAATEDYSLVIGEQDAPVTVAIYQDFMCPYCGQFERTNRDDLEALVADGTTKVEFHLMNFLDSSSQGTNYSTRAANALVTVAKSEPEHVMALNAALYDNQPDEGTSGLSDTEIADLASEAGVSDAVISTFADLSNADFVDGSNDAAAADGVTSTPTIKINGEEFSGSQIYTAGMLKSAVEDAAGR from the coding sequence ATGAGCAAGAACAAGCAGAATCTCTCCAGCCCACCATCAGGCGGCGCGAATCGCCGCGAACAACTCCGTCAGCAGCAGGCCCAGGCCGCACGGGAGAAGAAGGCCCGAACCGTGGTGACCTTCAGCGTCCTCGGCGTGGCGCTCGCGGTGATCGTCGGCGTCGTCGTCTGGGGCATCGCCAGCGCCACCAGGAACTCCTCGACGTCCCAGGCCCAGGCCAGTGGTGCCGCCACCGAGGACTACTCACTGGTCATCGGCGAGCAGGACGCCCCGGTCACGGTGGCCATCTACCAGGACTTCATGTGCCCCTACTGCGGCCAGTTCGAGCGCACCAACCGCGACGATCTGGAGGCGCTGGTGGCCGACGGCACCACAAAGGTCGAGTTCCATCTGATGAACTTCCTGGACAGCTCGTCCCAGGGAACCAACTACTCCACCCGGGCTGCCAACGCGCTGGTCACGGTGGCCAAGTCGGAACCCGAACACGTGATGGCCCTCAACGCCGCCCTCTACGACAACCAGCCCGACGAGGGGACGTCCGGCCTGAGCGACACTGAGATCGCGGACCTGGCCAGTGAAGCGGGCGTCAGCGATGCGGTGATCTCGACGTTCGCGGATCTGTCCAACGCCGACTTCGTGGACGGGTCCAACGACGCCGCCGCTGCCGATGGGGTCACCAGCACACCGACCATCAAGATCAACGGTGAGGAGTTCAGCGGTTCGCAGATCTACACCGCGGGCATGCTGAAATCAGCCGTGGAGGACGCAGCCGGCAGATGA
- a CDS encoding vitamin K epoxide reductase family protein, translating into MNDLLDRIHRFRQSDGWIFGYMLFSSLVSLTASFVLSVDAIELAKNPDAILSCDINSVISCGTVGTTWQANLLGFPNAFLGLIAEPVVITIAVASLAKVRFPRGFMLAAQVVYTIGFLFAYWLFYQSMFHINALCPWCLLVTLSTTLVFSSLTHVNIRDNNLFLPARVQTVLASGLRMGLDALIVVVWLTLIVVSILVKYGAALFA; encoded by the coding sequence ATGAACGACCTCCTGGACCGGATCCACCGATTCCGGCAGTCCGACGGCTGGATCTTCGGCTACATGCTGTTCTCCTCCTTGGTGAGTCTGACCGCGTCCTTCGTGCTGTCGGTGGACGCGATCGAACTGGCCAAGAACCCGGACGCGATCCTGTCGTGCGACATCAACTCGGTCATCAGCTGCGGAACCGTCGGCACGACCTGGCAGGCGAACCTGCTCGGTTTCCCGAACGCATTCCTGGGGTTGATCGCCGAACCGGTGGTGATCACGATCGCCGTGGCCAGCCTGGCCAAGGTGAGGTTTCCGCGCGGGTTCATGCTCGCCGCCCAGGTCGTCTACACGATCGGTTTCCTGTTCGCCTACTGGCTGTTCTACCAATCGATGTTCCACATCAACGCGTTGTGCCCCTGGTGCCTGTTGGTGACGCTGTCCACCACTTTGGTGTTCAGTTCGTTGACGCATGTGAACATCCGCGACAACAACCTCTTCCTGCCGGCGCGGGTGCAGACCGTGCTGGCCTCGGGGCTGCGGATGGGGCTGGATGCGCTGATCGTGGTGGTGTGGCTGACCCTGATCGTGGTGTCGATCCTGGTCAAGTACGGAGCTGCGCTGTTCGCCTGA
- a CDS encoding DNA polymerase Y family protein has translation MTATDQPVRCCVLWFPEWPVTAWALAEGGYADEPVAVVEANLVVSCSAAAHAEGVHSGQRRREAQACCPALRVAPADIDRDYRMFAPLVDLLEQVSPGVQVIRPGLVALRMRGPARYYGGEQPAAAVLLAAMTQAGMAGVRAGIADGMFTAEQAAYDSEPIRIVPPGAAAAFLSSLSVNRLGDAELAELLPRLGVHRLGDFAALDAGLIRDRFGERGARLHALARGRDPSAVRPRTPPVDLARQIDFSPPLELIDQIAFAVRATAEEFIAGLNDRQLVCTELRVGLSSEEGEHSERVWLHPAAFDSAAVVDRVRWQAQAAAGSQLGSGVVRVRLEPAAVDAVSHHAPGLFGTGPDERVHHVVSRVQAMLGADGVVTAVIGGGRRLVERQVLVSWGDRAMPPSPSDRPWPGHLPAPLPATVFDDPRVVAVVDAGGAGVGVDERGVLSAPPAVLVDAGRRRPIIAWAGPWTMDERGWDPVRHRRAHRFQVVDDSQTAWLLLCDDEGQWQAEGRYD, from the coding sequence ATGACCGCGACCGACCAGCCGGTGCGCTGTTGCGTGCTGTGGTTTCCTGAATGGCCGGTGACCGCCTGGGCTCTGGCCGAGGGCGGTTACGCCGACGAACCAGTGGCAGTGGTCGAGGCCAATCTGGTGGTCTCCTGCTCCGCGGCCGCCCATGCCGAGGGGGTGCACAGCGGCCAGCGGCGGCGAGAGGCGCAGGCGTGCTGCCCGGCGCTGCGGGTGGCGCCCGCCGACATCGACCGCGACTACCGGATGTTCGCACCACTGGTGGACCTGCTGGAACAGGTCAGCCCGGGTGTCCAGGTGATCCGTCCGGGGCTCGTTGCGCTCCGGATGAGGGGCCCTGCCCGGTACTACGGGGGCGAACAGCCCGCCGCAGCTGTCTTGCTGGCCGCCATGACGCAGGCCGGGATGGCTGGGGTGCGGGCCGGGATCGCCGACGGGATGTTCACCGCCGAGCAGGCCGCCTACGACTCCGAGCCGATCCGCATCGTGCCGCCCGGCGCGGCTGCCGCTTTTCTGTCGTCCCTGTCCGTGAACCGGCTCGGGGACGCGGAACTGGCCGAACTGCTGCCGAGGCTCGGCGTCCACCGGCTGGGGGATTTCGCGGCGCTCGACGCGGGGCTGATACGGGATCGCTTCGGTGAGCGGGGCGCGAGATTGCACGCTCTGGCACGTGGACGAGATCCCAGCGCCGTGCGGCCACGTACTCCACCGGTCGATCTGGCCCGGCAGATCGACTTCTCTCCACCGCTGGAGTTGATCGATCAGATCGCATTCGCGGTACGGGCGACCGCCGAGGAGTTCATCGCCGGGCTGAACGACCGGCAACTGGTGTGCACCGAACTGCGGGTGGGGCTGTCCTCGGAAGAGGGCGAGCATTCCGAACGGGTGTGGCTGCATCCCGCCGCGTTCGATTCGGCAGCGGTGGTCGACCGGGTGCGCTGGCAGGCGCAGGCCGCCGCGGGCAGCCAGCTCGGCAGCGGGGTGGTGCGGGTACGGCTGGAACCGGCCGCGGTGGATGCCGTCTCCCATCACGCCCCCGGGTTGTTCGGTACGGGGCCGGACGAACGCGTGCACCACGTCGTGTCCCGGGTGCAGGCGATGCTGGGGGCAGACGGCGTGGTCACCGCGGTGATCGGCGGCGGCCGTCGCCTGGTCGAGCGTCAGGTGCTCGTCAGCTGGGGAGACAGGGCGATGCCGCCTTCGCCCTCGGATCGTCCCTGGCCCGGGCACCTGCCGGCCCCCCTGCCTGCGACGGTGTTCGACGATCCCCGGGTGGTGGCCGTTGTCGATGCGGGAGGTGCCGGGGTCGGCGTGGACGAACGCGGCGTCCTGTCAGCTCCACCGGCCGTGCTGGTCGATGCCGGCCGCCGACGTCCGATCATCGCCTGGGCGGGGCCTTGGACGATGGACGAACGCGGTTGGGATCCCGTCCGCCACCGGCGGGCCCACAGATTCCAGGTGGTCGACGACAGCCAGACCGCCTGGCTGCTGTTGTGCGACGACGAGGGGCAGTGGCAGGCCGAGGGGAGGTACGACTGA